One genomic region from Parerythrobacter aestuarii encodes:
- a CDS encoding GNAT family N-acetyltransferase → MTVEIRRLAGAELEGALAALAELRIAVFAEWPYLYEGDLEYERDYVREFAAEPGSVLVAAMRGGRMVGAATASPMLGQKREFRAPFEALGYDTSRLFYFGESVLLSSYRGQGIGHGFFTEREAAAREAGAAHATFCAVVRPEDHPARPEAYRPLDAFWRGRGYLPVEGLTTSFAWKDRGDTEESNHPMQFWMRAL, encoded by the coding sequence ATGACAGTGGAGATCCGCAGGCTGGCCGGCGCAGAGCTGGAAGGCGCGCTGGCAGCGCTGGCCGAACTGCGCATCGCGGTGTTCGCCGAATGGCCCTATCTCTACGAGGGCGACCTTGAATACGAGCGCGATTATGTGCGCGAATTCGCGGCCGAGCCAGGTTCAGTGCTGGTCGCTGCAATGCGCGGGGGCCGGATGGTGGGGGCCGCCACCGCCTCGCCGATGCTGGGGCAAAAGAGAGAATTTCGCGCACCATTCGAGGCACTTGGATATGATACTTCGCGCCTGTTCTATTTCGGGGAGAGCGTGCTGCTGTCCAGCTATCGCGGGCAGGGGATCGGCCATGGCTTCTTCACCGAGCGCGAAGCTGCGGCGCGTGAGGCTGGGGCGGCCCATGCCACCTTCTGCGCTGTCGTGCGACCGGAGGATCACCCGGCACGCCCTGAAGCGTACCGCCCGCTCGACGCTTTTTGGCGCGGGCGCGGATACCTCCCGGTCGAGGGCCTGACGACCAGCTTCGCGTGGAAGGATCGCGGCGACACGGAAGAGAGCAACCACCCGATGCAATTCTGGATGCGGGCGCTCTGA
- a CDS encoding phosphoenolpyruvate carboxykinase (ATP) gives MAAFTYHHSGLLVRSELELPEWHAFAVEPDDREPDAHIRFASDLGEAAPPDHRPVMEGDALRFSVPDVGTWRIEGGREIAIEPFDEPSSIEVRLFTLGSAWGTLGYQRGWAMLHGSAVMGQQGAVLFCGPQEAGKSTMAAALTVRGLPLVGDDLSRVVPGRTDRATLLHPSSTRHKLWQEAIDTLDLSGRELVQDYFRAEKYHLETSETVAVDRPVPLAAIYALEFGDELSIERLKGGGAATSVLKETIYRPRFLEAMGRLAEQAVYAAQIAGSVPVYRLTRPRDLALLDDVCERVLAEMRVE, from the coding sequence ATGGCAGCTTTCACTTATCACCACTCGGGACTGTTGGTGCGCTCGGAGCTGGAGCTGCCTGAATGGCATGCTTTTGCAGTGGAACCCGACGACAGGGAACCCGACGCGCACATCCGCTTTGCCAGCGACCTCGGCGAGGCCGCGCCACCTGACCACCGCCCCGTGATGGAGGGTGATGCACTGCGTTTCTCCGTCCCCGACGTCGGGACATGGCGGATCGAGGGGGGGCGAGAGATCGCGATCGAACCCTTTGATGAGCCCAGTTCCATCGAAGTGCGGCTGTTCACGCTCGGCAGCGCCTGGGGCACGCTCGGCTACCAGCGTGGCTGGGCCATGTTGCACGGCAGCGCAGTGATGGGGCAACAGGGAGCGGTGCTGTTCTGCGGCCCGCAGGAGGCGGGCAAATCGACCATGGCGGCAGCGCTGACGGTGCGTGGGCTGCCGCTGGTGGGGGATGACCTCAGCCGCGTAGTGCCGGGCCGGACCGACCGGGCAACCCTTCTCCACCCCTCCAGTACGCGGCACAAGCTGTGGCAGGAAGCCATCGACACCCTCGACCTAAGCGGACGCGAGCTGGTGCAGGACTATTTCCGGGCCGAGAAATACCATCTCGAAACCAGCGAGACTGTCGCGGTCGACCGCCCGGTGCCGCTGGCGGCGATCTATGCGCTGGAATTCGGTGATGAGCTGTCAATCGAGCGGCTCAAAGGCGGCGGTGCCGCTACCTCGGTGCTCAAGGAAACCATCTATCGCCCGCGCTTCCTCGAAGCGATGGGGCGGCTGGCCGAACAGGCCGTCTACGCCGCCCAGATCGCCGGCTCCGTGCCCGTCTACCGCCTGACGCGCCCGCGCGACCTGGCGCTGCTCGACGACGTGTGCGAGCGGGTGCTGGCGGAGATGAGGGTGGAGTAG
- a CDS encoding M16 family metallopeptidase: MRGFILAAPLALLFATPLVAEGPEGTPAEVVAETSWGFEASDLQPEDGYLFGQLANGMRYVIRANATPEGTALVRMEVAAGRLDEYDDERGLAHFVEHMAFNGSTNVPEGEMVKLLERLGLAFGADTNAVTNFTYTQYKLDLPNTRPELLDTALMLMRETASELTFAPEAVERERGVLLAERRERTNFTRLESADQVDFFFPGSLFAERFPVAGREDIDKVDAAALKAFWQRTYVPSRTTLVVVGDFDPAEVEQAIIARFADWEDAATPEQPEAGPVDPDYRGASDVYLDPALSDGLIVAQGAPWIERPDTKAERRQAILRAIGYAILQRRFTRATRIEDPPFQSASFGGADIFEAGRQTILRINAIEGRWADGMTAAEAIVRQFLEYGVSEAEIAEQVARSRTALENAVSGQDTRSHGYFAGRAIRLAREERIPTSPETNLALFETTASKASPDEVMAAIRSDIVPFDDPLIRFAGRTAPDGGEAALREAWKTARAQPVSPPEAVSLPEWDYTDFGAAGEIVSDTIGTPLDIRQVVFANGARLNLKRTELEQDRILVAVTIDGGTFIETREEPLKTNLIGMLPAGGLGKYTQDELQSVLAGRSANFSIGATPDRFSVTQRTTPRDLELQLQLIAAFLTDPAYHTEPLARYRNGIPDYFASLVATPGAALRSQADSILSSGDPRFTIQSRQAYEELDFDYLRNAIEDRLKNGAMEIALVGDFEEEAAIALVAQTLGALPAREGDFRDYPDSRHRVFTGDRVSHTIYHDGEADQALVSYNWPTRDYWDAEATIELNLLRAVTALEMTDALREELGKSYSPSVSNEQSRSYTGWGLFRVRAGVETDEVTATREAIEATVERLRSEPVDADILQRARQPILEGIDNALKTNGSWLGYVRRAQTEPVVIDRFLAARARYEAVTPERLREVAEQYLTADGAVQFVVLPRPVQATIAAEE; encoded by the coding sequence ATGAGAGGATTCATTCTGGCAGCCCCGCTGGCGCTGCTGTTCGCAACCCCGCTGGTGGCGGAAGGCCCGGAAGGCACGCCTGCAGAGGTCGTGGCAGAAACATCGTGGGGCTTCGAAGCCAGCGACTTGCAACCCGAGGATGGCTATCTCTTCGGCCAGCTTGCCAACGGCATGCGCTATGTCATCCGCGCCAATGCAACACCTGAAGGCACGGCACTGGTGCGGATGGAAGTCGCTGCCGGGAGGCTCGACGAATATGACGACGAGCGCGGGCTCGCACATTTCGTCGAGCATATGGCCTTCAACGGCTCCACCAACGTACCTGAAGGCGAAATGGTCAAATTGCTGGAGCGGCTGGGGCTGGCCTTTGGCGCCGACACCAATGCCGTCACCAATTTCACCTACACGCAGTACAAGCTTGACCTACCCAACACCCGACCGGAGTTGCTCGATACTGCCTTGATGCTGATGCGCGAGACTGCGAGCGAGCTGACCTTCGCTCCCGAAGCGGTCGAACGCGAGCGCGGGGTATTGCTGGCAGAGCGGCGCGAACGGACCAATTTCACGCGGCTTGAAAGCGCCGACCAGGTTGATTTCTTCTTCCCCGGCTCGCTGTTTGCAGAGCGATTTCCCGTCGCCGGGCGTGAGGATATCGACAAGGTCGATGCCGCGGCGTTGAAGGCGTTCTGGCAGCGCACCTATGTCCCGTCGCGCACGACGCTGGTGGTGGTTGGCGACTTCGATCCGGCAGAGGTCGAACAAGCCATCATCGCGCGCTTTGCCGACTGGGAAGACGCCGCGACACCCGAACAGCCTGAAGCCGGGCCGGTCGATCCCGACTATCGCGGAGCCAGCGACGTGTATCTCGATCCGGCGCTCAGCGATGGCCTGATCGTGGCGCAGGGCGCACCATGGATCGAACGACCTGACACCAAGGCGGAACGCAGGCAGGCAATCCTGCGCGCCATCGGGTACGCCATATTGCAGCGCCGCTTTACCCGCGCGACCCGGATCGAGGATCCGCCGTTCCAGTCGGCCAGCTTCGGAGGTGCCGATATCTTCGAGGCCGGGCGGCAGACTATCTTGCGCATCAATGCTATCGAAGGGCGCTGGGCCGATGGCATGACCGCAGCCGAAGCAATCGTCCGCCAGTTTCTGGAATATGGCGTCAGCGAAGCGGAGATTGCCGAACAGGTTGCGCGGTCACGCACCGCTCTCGAGAATGCCGTTTCGGGCCAGGACACCCGCAGCCATGGCTATTTCGCCGGCCGCGCAATCCGGCTGGCGCGCGAGGAACGCATTCCGACCTCGCCTGAGACCAACCTCGCGCTGTTCGAGACGACGGCGAGCAAGGCTTCACCGGATGAGGTCATGGCTGCGATCCGCTCCGATATCGTGCCCTTCGATGACCCGCTGATCCGTTTCGCCGGGCGCACTGCCCCCGATGGCGGAGAAGCAGCCTTGCGCGAGGCGTGGAAGACAGCGCGGGCACAACCGGTCAGCCCACCCGAAGCCGTGTCGCTGCCAGAATGGGACTATACCGACTTCGGCGCAGCGGGAGAAATCGTGTCCGATACAATCGGCACGCCGCTTGACATTCGGCAAGTGGTTTTCGCCAATGGCGCAAGGCTCAATCTCAAGCGCACCGAGCTCGAACAGGATCGCATCCTGGTCGCGGTTACTATTGACGGCGGGACATTCATCGAGACGCGGGAAGAGCCGCTCAAGACCAACCTGATCGGCATGCTGCCGGCAGGCGGGCTGGGCAAATACACGCAGGACGAACTGCAATCGGTGCTCGCCGGGCGCAGCGCCAATTTTTCTATCGGTGCGACGCCTGACCGCTTCTCCGTCACCCAGCGCACGACCCCGCGAGACCTGGAGCTGCAATTGCAGCTCATTGCCGCATTCCTGACCGATCCTGCCTATCACACTGAGCCGCTTGCCCGCTATCGCAACGGCATCCCGGACTATTTCGCCTCACTGGTCGCAACCCCGGGTGCGGCGCTGCGGAGCCAGGCGGATTCGATTCTTTCGAGCGGCGACCCTCGCTTCACCATCCAGTCCCGGCAAGCCTACGAAGAACTCGATTTCGACTATTTGCGCAACGCCATCGAAGACCGCCTCAAGAATGGAGCGATGGAAATTGCGCTGGTCGGTGATTTCGAAGAGGAAGCAGCCATTGCGCTGGTGGCCCAGACGCTGGGCGCCTTGCCTGCACGCGAAGGCGATTTTCGCGACTATCCCGACAGCCGGCACCGCGTGTTTACCGGGGATCGTGTGTCGCATACGATCTATCACGACGGTGAGGCAGACCAGGCGCTGGTAAGCTACAATTGGCCCACGCGAGACTATTGGGATGCCGAAGCGACGATCGAGCTCAACCTGCTCCGCGCTGTCACCGCGCTGGAGATGACCGACGCGCTGCGCGAGGAACTGGGCAAGAGCTATTCCCCGTCCGTGAGCAATGAGCAATCGCGTAGCTACACCGGTTGGGGCCTGTTCCGGGTCCGCGCCGGGGTCGAGACCGACGAAGTCACTGCAACCCGCGAAGCTATCGAGGCAACCGTTGAACGGCTGCGCAGCGAGCCGGTCGATGCCGATATCCTGCAGCGTGCCCGCCAACCGATCCTCGAAGGGATCGACAACGCGCTAAAGACCAACGGCAGCTGGCTCGGCTATGTTCGCAGGGCCCAAACCGAACCTGTCGTGATCGATCGCTTCCTTGCTGCGCGGGCCCGCTACGAAGCGGTGACGCCCGAACGGCTGCGTGAAGTGGCAGAGCAGTACCTGACAGCAGACGGCGCGGTGCAGTTTGTCGTGCTTCCGCGCCCAGTTCAGGCGACTATCGCCGCCGAAGAATAG
- a CDS encoding DNA gyrase inhibitor YacG: protein MSAKPRPCPICKKPRSEEFSPFCSSRCKDRDLAQWFNDGYSVPGRPASPEEIVREE, encoded by the coding sequence ATGAGCGCCAAGCCCCGCCCCTGCCCGATCTGCAAGAAGCCCCGCAGCGAGGAGTTCAGCCCGTTCTGCTCCAGCCGCTGCAAGGATCGCGATCTCGCGCAATGGTTCAACGATGGCTATTCCGTCCCGGGCCGTCCGGCGTCCCCGGAAGAGATTGTCCGCGAGGAGTGA
- the purS gene encoding phosphoribosylformylglycinamidine synthase subunit PurS, producing the protein MKIRIHVSLKPGVLDPQGRAVHHALEGLGFAGVDDVRIGRLIELDVADDTSDAALTEMCEKLLANTVIENYRIEKVA; encoded by the coding sequence ATGAAAATCCGCATCCATGTCAGCCTCAAGCCCGGGGTGCTCGATCCGCAGGGTCGCGCGGTCCACCATGCGCTGGAAGGGCTCGGCTTTGCAGGAGTTGATGATGTGCGCATTGGTCGCCTGATCGAACTCGATGTCGCTGACGATACCAGCGACGCGGCGCTGACGGAGATGTGCGAGAAGCTGCTCGCCAATACGGTGATCGAGAACTACCGGATCGAGAAGGTCGCCTGA
- the purC gene encoding phosphoribosylaminoimidazolesuccinocarboxamide synthase has protein sequence MSRRRQIYEGKAKILYEGPEPGTIIQYFKDDATAFNAEKKGTISGKGVINNRISEHVFTRLSHIGIPTHFIRRLNMREQLVRQVEIVPIEVVVRNVAAGSICKRLGLTEGDPLPHTLIEYYYKDDALGDPLIAEEHIACFNWASPEEMQDIASMAIRINDFMAGMFAAIDIRLVDFKLEFGRIWDGDYSRVILADEISPDGCRLWDMKSGEKLDKDRFRRDLGGESEAYQEVARRLGLLEEENGDGGPGEVFDMSAHRSRLRGAPSKPKA, from the coding sequence ATGTCGCGTCGCCGCCAGATCTACGAAGGCAAGGCCAAGATCCTGTATGAGGGGCCTGAGCCGGGCACCATCATCCAGTACTTCAAGGATGATGCAACCGCGTTCAATGCCGAGAAGAAAGGCACCATCAGCGGCAAGGGCGTGATCAACAATCGCATCAGCGAGCATGTCTTCACGCGCCTCAGCCATATCGGCATACCAACGCATTTCATCCGCCGCCTCAACATGCGCGAACAGCTGGTGCGGCAGGTCGAGATCGTGCCCATCGAAGTGGTCGTGCGCAATGTCGCCGCCGGTTCGATCTGCAAGCGACTGGGCCTGACCGAAGGCGATCCGCTGCCGCACACGCTGATCGAATATTACTACAAGGACGATGCGCTGGGCGATCCGCTGATCGCCGAAGAGCATATCGCCTGTTTCAACTGGGCATCGCCCGAAGAGATGCAGGACATCGCCAGCATGGCGATCCGCATCAACGACTTCATGGCCGGCATGTTCGCCGCCATCGACATCCGGCTGGTCGACTTCAAGCTCGAGTTCGGACGCATTTGGGACGGCGATTATAGCCGCGTGATCCTGGCCGACGAGATCAGCCCTGACGGTTGCCGCCTGTGGGACATGAAATCGGGTGAGAAGCTCGACAAGGATCGCTTCCGCCGCGATCTCGGCGGCGAGAGCGAGGCCTATCAGGAAGTCGCACGCCGGCTCGGACTGCTGGAAGAAGAGAATGGCGACGGCGGCCCGGGCGAAGTGTTCGACATGAGCGCCCATCGCAGCCGCCTGCGGGGCGCGCCGAGCAAGCCAAAGGCATAA
- a CDS encoding TonB-dependent receptor, whose protein sequence is MKTSSTIRRLSFATASIAALAVAAPAVAQDGDSASAEANTGGLGVIVVTANRREENLQDVPLSAATLEESRVQALFAAGTDNTGLSGQVPGLFVESSNGRAAPRFYIRGLGNTDFDLAASQPVSVIMDDVVLENVTLKSFPIFDVERIEVLRGPQGTLFGRNTPAGIVKIDTKRPTYDTQARGSVSVGTLGSVALDFGVGTALVPDTVAFRISGLWQHRGNWVDNGFTGEEDALGGFDDIAIRGQLLIEPIEDLSILINAQYRDLEGTSTLFRANILGPGNNDLNANYDRDTVFFDAGAGNQAEYETFGISGTIEYAARGVKLTSITAHYESKGSSRGDIDGGFGASFLPFMGPGFIPFPADTQDSIELQQLTHETRIASDTDGPVSWQFGGYAFWSDFDVTTVGFTFPPPVTVRHRNDAWAVFGQVSGQVGDTVRLTGGLRYTEDDKNFVVRSGALPQFRAVEDSRLTWDLSAFVDVSEDASVYARVASGFRAPTIQGRDVAFFQPPSIATSEKIMSYEAGFKSELADRTIRLNGAVFYYTVDDPQFTAVGGGGNLVQLVNANKGHGYGFELDSAFQLTDNFVITAGVAWNNTKIKDDTLAVGICAQCTVTDPTTVINGNTRALVDGNPFPNAPEFTADITAELTVPVGDNHKVFVFTDWQYQGATNFFLYESLEFNSDNQIEGGLRIGYGNIDDKWSIALFARNITNADNVRGGIDFNNNTAFVNEPRIIGVSASFNY, encoded by the coding sequence ATGAAGACTTCCAGCACTATTCGCCGCCTATCCTTTGCCACTGCCAGCATTGCCGCTTTGGCTGTTGCCGCTCCCGCTGTCGCGCAGGACGGAGACAGCGCCAGCGCCGAAGCCAATACCGGCGGGTTGGGCGTCATCGTCGTCACCGCCAACCGGCGTGAGGAAAACCTGCAGGACGTGCCGCTGTCGGCCGCCACTCTGGAGGAATCGCGCGTCCAGGCGCTGTTCGCAGCGGGCACCGACAACACCGGCCTCTCCGGCCAGGTTCCGGGCCTGTTCGTCGAAAGCTCCAACGGCCGCGCGGCCCCGCGTTTCTACATCCGCGGCCTCGGCAATACCGACTTCGACCTGGCCGCTTCGCAGCCGGTCTCCGTCATCATGGACGACGTGGTGCTGGAGAATGTGACGCTCAAGAGCTTCCCGATCTTCGACGTCGAGCGGATCGAAGTCTTGCGCGGGCCGCAAGGCACGCTGTTCGGGCGCAATACCCCGGCCGGGATCGTCAAGATCGATACCAAGCGCCCGACCTATGACACGCAGGCCCGTGGCTCGGTAAGCGTCGGCACCCTCGGTTCTGTCGCTCTCGACTTCGGGGTTGGTACCGCACTGGTGCCCGACACTGTCGCTTTCCGCATTTCCGGCCTGTGGCAGCATCGCGGCAATTGGGTCGACAACGGCTTCACCGGTGAAGAAGACGCGCTGGGCGGGTTCGACGACATCGCCATTCGCGGCCAGTTGCTGATCGAACCGATCGAAGACCTGTCGATCCTGATCAACGCGCAATACCGCGACCTCGAAGGTACCTCGACATTGTTCCGCGCCAATATCCTTGGCCCGGGCAACAACGACCTCAACGCCAATTACGATCGCGACACCGTCTTCTTCGACGCTGGTGCGGGCAACCAGGCCGAGTACGAGACCTTCGGGATTTCCGGCACCATCGAATATGCAGCGCGTGGCGTTAAGCTGACGTCGATTACTGCGCATTACGAGAGCAAGGGTTCGAGCCGGGGTGATATCGACGGAGGCTTCGGCGCGTCGTTCCTGCCGTTCATGGGTCCGGGCTTCATCCCGTTCCCCGCAGATACCCAGGATTCGATCGAGCTGCAGCAGCTTACGCATGAAACCCGCATCGCTTCGGATACCGATGGTCCGGTCAGCTGGCAGTTTGGCGGCTATGCCTTCTGGAGCGATTTCGACGTTACCACCGTTGGCTTCACTTTCCCGCCACCGGTCACCGTGCGCCACCGCAACGATGCCTGGGCAGTCTTCGGACAGGTCAGCGGGCAGGTCGGCGACACCGTCCGCCTGACGGGCGGCCTGCGTTATACCGAGGATGACAAGAACTTCGTCGTCCGCTCGGGCGCACTGCCTCAGTTCCGCGCGGTCGAGGATTCGCGCCTGACGTGGGATCTCAGCGCCTTCGTCGATGTCTCGGAAGACGCCAGCGTTTACGCCCGCGTCGCCAGCGGGTTCCGCGCTCCGACCATCCAGGGCCGTGACGTGGCCTTCTTCCAGCCGCCGTCGATCGCGACGAGCGAGAAGATCATGTCCTACGAAGCCGGCTTCAAGTCCGAGCTGGCCGATCGCACGATCCGCCTGAACGGCGCAGTGTTCTACTACACCGTCGACGATCCGCAGTTCACCGCCGTCGGCGGTGGCGGCAACCTCGTCCAGCTGGTCAACGCCAACAAGGGTCACGGCTATGGCTTCGAGCTCGACAGCGCGTTCCAGTTGACCGACAACTTCGTCATCACGGCCGGCGTTGCCTGGAACAATACCAAGATCAAGGACGATACGCTGGCTGTAGGGATCTGCGCTCAGTGTACTGTCACCGACCCGACCACGGTTATTAACGGCAACACCCGCGCGCTGGTGGACGGCAACCCGTTCCCCAACGCGCCCGAGTTCACGGCCGACATTACCGCCGAGCTGACGGTGCCGGTGGGCGACAACCACAAGGTGTTCGTCTTCACCGACTGGCAGTACCAGGGCGCGACCAACTTCTTCCTTTATGAAAGCCTGGAGTTCAATTCGGACAACCAGATCGAAGGGGGCCTGCGCATCGGCTATGGCAACATCGACGACAAGTGGTCGATCGCCCTGTTCGCACGAAATATCACCAACGCCGACAACGTTCGCGGCGGGATCGATTTCAACAACAATACCGCTTTCGTGAACGAGCCGCGCATCATCGGGGTCTCGGCCAGCTTCAACTACTGA
- the purQ gene encoding phosphoribosylformylglycinamidine synthase subunit PurQ, producing the protein MKTAVITFPGSNCDRDMAVALEVASGAAPIRVWHADSELPKGLDFIALPGGFSYGDYLRSGAMAANSPIMRSVIREAERGVPVLGVCNGFQVLTESGLLPGALMRNAGQTFICKTVSLEVVNNQSLFTAGYDAGQIIDIPVAHHDGNYFADAETLDRLEGDGRVAFRYRDNPNGSQRDIAGILNAAGNVLGMMPHPERAIDAAHGGTDGLALFKAALERLATA; encoded by the coding sequence ATGAAGACCGCTGTCATCACTTTCCCCGGATCCAACTGCGACCGCGACATGGCGGTGGCGCTGGAAGTCGCCAGCGGCGCTGCCCCGATCCGGGTCTGGCATGCCGACAGCGAATTGCCCAAGGGACTCGACTTTATCGCCCTGCCCGGCGGGTTTTCCTACGGTGACTACCTGCGCTCGGGCGCAATGGCCGCCAACAGCCCAATCATGCGTTCGGTCATCCGGGAAGCTGAGCGCGGCGTGCCCGTACTGGGCGTATGCAACGGGTTTCAGGTGCTGACGGAAAGCGGCCTCTTGCCCGGTGCACTCATGCGCAATGCCGGACAGACCTTCATCTGCAAGACGGTATCGCTGGAAGTGGTCAACAACCAGTCGCTGTTCACGGCGGGCTATGATGCCGGCCAGATCATCGACATCCCTGTCGCGCATCACGATGGCAATTATTTTGCCGACGCGGAAACGCTAGACCGGCTCGAAGGCGATGGCCGGGTTGCGTTCCGCTATCGCGACAACCCTAATGGCTCACAGCGCGATATCGCCGGGATTCTCAACGCTGCCGGCAATGTGCTGGGCATGATGCCGCACCCTGAACGCGCCATTGATGCCGCGCACGGCGGGACCGACGGGCTGGCTCTGTTCAAGGCAGCGCTGGAGCGACTTGCCACTGCCTGA